From one Brachypodium distachyon strain Bd21 chromosome 4, Brachypodium_distachyon_v3.0, whole genome shotgun sequence genomic stretch:
- the LOC100839249 gene encoding E3 ubiquitin-protein ligase CHFR isoform X1, which translates to MDSGECSNSKPPAPTTGVWAKLVPTDSAYPEVAVAEDDAVVCSLVAPAGAAGAGEELSWCEIRRGGDASSATIRNLSSDAIIVDGRVIQQEVVDIKPGSQIVPGPQKEGHLVYTFDITAAKDHDKNNVKIVLDIENAKCSICLNLWHDVVTVAPCFHNFCNGCFSEWLRRSSTNSRDKSQSAACPQCRTAVQSVGRNHFLHNIEEAILQAFSSLQRSDEEIAMLESYASVKSNLVLGKQKNQSRKRPLPRPSDESDDSELPCPQCGTEFVGFRCSPGVAHLQCNGCGGMMPARSNNSIQQKCLGCDRAFCGAYWYSQGVNSSHCSRICNQETFRRISQHDISGLPETLHGGNPFEKDITERCIQQSGKTLQAVISEWITKFDNKELDRSRLQLNNVDTITSRTHLCNHCYDKFIDFLLYWFRVSMPRNLLPPDAANRDSCWYGFMCRTQHHRPDHAKKLNHVCRPTRGNP; encoded by the exons gcccccgccggcgccgccggcgccggggaggaGCTCTCGTGGTGCGAGAttcggcgcggcggcgacgcctcGTCGGCCACGATCCGGAACCTCAG TTCCGATGCAATTATTGTTGATGGAAGAGTTATCCAACAAGAAGTGGTTGACATTAAACCTGGGAGCCAAATTGTCCCAGGACCCCAGAAAGAAG GGCATTTAGTGTATACCTTTGATATAACAGCTGCAAAGGACCATGACAAAAACAATGTCAAG ATTGTACTAGATATTGAGAATGCAAAATGCAGCATATGCTTGAATTTGTGGCATGATGTGGTTACTGTTGCTCCATGCTTCCACAACTTCTG CAATGGCTGCTTCTCAGAGTGGCTGAGAAGGTCTTCAACCAATTCACGTGATAAAAGTCAGAGTGCTGCCTGTCCACAATGTAGGACAGCAGTGCAATCAGTTGGAAGGAATCACTTCCTGCATAATATTGAAGAG GCTATACTACAAGCTTTTTCATCACTACAGCGGTCTGATGAGGAGATTGCGATGTTAGAGTCATATGCCTCAGTTAAATCAAATCTC GTTttgggaaaacaaaaaaatcaatcgAGGAAGCGCCCTTTGCCTCGTCCAAGTGATGAAAGCGACGATTCTGAACTTCCATGTCCTCAATGTG GTACTGAATTTGTGGGATTTAGATGCAGTCCTGGAGTAGCACACTTGCAGTGTAATGGATGTGGAGGGATGATGCCAGCTAGATCTAACAACAGCATACAACAAAAAT GTTTAGGGTGCGATAGAGCATTTTGTGGAGCTTATTGGTATTCCCAAGGAGTGAATTCAAGTCATTGCAGTCGCATCTGCAACCAGGAAACTTTCAGAAGG ATCTCCCAGCATGACATCTCCGGCCTTCCTGAAACACTTCATGGAGGCAATCCATTTGAAAAAGAT ATTACAGAAAGATGCATACAGCAATCTGGCAAAACATTGCAAGCTGTAATCTCAGAGTGGATAACAAAGTTTGACAATAAGGAACTTG ATCGCTCAAGGTTGCAATTAAATAATGTCGATACAATTACTTCCAGGACACATCTTTGCAA CCATTGCTACGACAAGTTCATTGATTTTCTCCTGTATTGGTTCCGCGTTTCGATGCCCAGAAAT CTTCTTCCACCTGATGCTGCTAACAGGGATAGTTGTTGGTATGGCTTCATGTGCCGCACCCAGCACCATCGACCCGACCACGCCAAGAAGTTAAACCATGTATGTCGTCCGACAAGAGGCAACCCCTAG
- the LOC100839249 gene encoding E3 ubiquitin-protein ligase CHFR isoform X2, with translation MDSGECSNSKPPAPTTGVWAKLVPTDSAYPEVAVAEDDAVVCSLVAPAGAAGAGEELSWCEIRRGGDASSATIRNLSSDAIIVDGRVIQQEVVDIKPGSQIVPGPQKEGHLVYTFDITAAKDHDKNNVKIVLDIENAKCSICLNLWHDVVTVAPCFHNFCNGCFSEWLRRSSTNSRDKSQSAACPQCRTAVQSVGRNHFLHNIEEAILQAFSSLQRSDEEIAMLESYASVKSNLVLGKQKNQSRKRPLPRPSDESDDSELPCPQCTEFVGFRCSPGVAHLQCNGCGGMMPARSNNSIQQKCLGCDRAFCGAYWYSQGVNSSHCSRICNQETFRRISQHDISGLPETLHGGNPFEKDITERCIQQSGKTLQAVISEWITKFDNKELDRSRLQLNNVDTITSRTHLCNHCYDKFIDFLLYWFRVSMPRNLLPPDAANRDSCWYGFMCRTQHHRPDHAKKLNHVCRPTRGNP, from the exons gcccccgccggcgccgccggcgccggggaggaGCTCTCGTGGTGCGAGAttcggcgcggcggcgacgcctcGTCGGCCACGATCCGGAACCTCAG TTCCGATGCAATTATTGTTGATGGAAGAGTTATCCAACAAGAAGTGGTTGACATTAAACCTGGGAGCCAAATTGTCCCAGGACCCCAGAAAGAAG GGCATTTAGTGTATACCTTTGATATAACAGCTGCAAAGGACCATGACAAAAACAATGTCAAG ATTGTACTAGATATTGAGAATGCAAAATGCAGCATATGCTTGAATTTGTGGCATGATGTGGTTACTGTTGCTCCATGCTTCCACAACTTCTG CAATGGCTGCTTCTCAGAGTGGCTGAGAAGGTCTTCAACCAATTCACGTGATAAAAGTCAGAGTGCTGCCTGTCCACAATGTAGGACAGCAGTGCAATCAGTTGGAAGGAATCACTTCCTGCATAATATTGAAGAG GCTATACTACAAGCTTTTTCATCACTACAGCGGTCTGATGAGGAGATTGCGATGTTAGAGTCATATGCCTCAGTTAAATCAAATCTC GTTttgggaaaacaaaaaaatcaatcgAGGAAGCGCCCTTTGCCTCGTCCAAGTGATGAAAGCGACGATTCTGAACTTCCATGTCCTCAAT GTACTGAATTTGTGGGATTTAGATGCAGTCCTGGAGTAGCACACTTGCAGTGTAATGGATGTGGAGGGATGATGCCAGCTAGATCTAACAACAGCATACAACAAAAAT GTTTAGGGTGCGATAGAGCATTTTGTGGAGCTTATTGGTATTCCCAAGGAGTGAATTCAAGTCATTGCAGTCGCATCTGCAACCAGGAAACTTTCAGAAGG ATCTCCCAGCATGACATCTCCGGCCTTCCTGAAACACTTCATGGAGGCAATCCATTTGAAAAAGAT ATTACAGAAAGATGCATACAGCAATCTGGCAAAACATTGCAAGCTGTAATCTCAGAGTGGATAACAAAGTTTGACAATAAGGAACTTG ATCGCTCAAGGTTGCAATTAAATAATGTCGATACAATTACTTCCAGGACACATCTTTGCAA CCATTGCTACGACAAGTTCATTGATTTTCTCCTGTATTGGTTCCGCGTTTCGATGCCCAGAAAT CTTCTTCCACCTGATGCTGCTAACAGGGATAGTTGTTGGTATGGCTTCATGTGCCGCACCCAGCACCATCGACCCGACCACGCCAAGAAGTTAAACCATGTATGTCGTCCGACAAGAGGCAACCCCTAG